One genomic segment of Streptomyces sp. NBC_00239 includes these proteins:
- a CDS encoding NUDIX hydrolase, which yields MTALSTEPQGTAALLVNSAGQYLLHLRDANKPHICDPGTWSIPGGNREGEETCRQAVERELFEETGLRVPLEPLTVVSSHGPTGEKGHIQVYLGTWDGDDSTLPCPEGIMYRWFAAETTAWLTMCPWTAEVIALHQKTAPVPAPRAGGPARVGGSRARLNVVGVHLYLQRKDGKILLGLRHPDVAFAGGHFHALAGHLETEGAMAGLIREAAEEAGLIIAPEDLELVHTVHMLDEGDDSDGQPRIGLFFRARTWSGTPEVREPDRCLEWVWADPAQLPKPMVRYTEIAIEAIGRGETYTELGWA from the coding sequence ATGACCGCCCTGTCCACCGAGCCGCAAGGCACCGCTGCACTCCTGGTCAACTCCGCCGGCCAGTACCTGCTGCATCTCAGGGACGCCAACAAGCCGCACATCTGCGACCCGGGCACCTGGTCCATCCCCGGCGGGAACCGCGAGGGCGAGGAAACCTGCCGCCAGGCCGTCGAGCGCGAACTGTTCGAGGAGACGGGCCTGAGGGTGCCGCTGGAGCCCCTCACCGTCGTCAGCTCACACGGCCCCACCGGCGAGAAGGGCCACATCCAGGTTTACCTCGGTACCTGGGACGGCGACGACAGCACCCTGCCGTGCCCCGAGGGCATCATGTACCGGTGGTTCGCCGCTGAGACCACGGCCTGGCTGACGATGTGCCCGTGGACGGCCGAGGTCATCGCCCTGCACCAGAAGACCGCCCCGGTACCGGCACCCCGGGCAGGCGGGCCCGCGCGGGTCGGGGGAAGCCGGGCCCGGCTGAACGTGGTCGGAGTCCACCTCTACCTCCAACGCAAAGACGGAAAGATCCTCCTGGGGCTCCGCCATCCCGACGTCGCGTTCGCAGGCGGCCATTTCCACGCCCTCGCCGGGCACTTGGAGACCGAGGGCGCCATGGCCGGGCTAATCCGGGAGGCCGCGGAGGAAGCCGGCCTCATCATCGCGCCGGAGGATCTCGAGCTCGTCCACACCGTGCACATGCTCGACGAGGGCGACGACTCCGACGGGCAGCCGAGGATCGGGCTCTTCTTCCGCGCCCGCACGTGGTCCGGAACGCCCGAGGTGCGCGAGCCGGACAGGTGCCTGGAGTGGGTCTGGGCCGACCCGGCCCAGCTTCCGAAACCCATGGTCAGGTACACGGAGATCGCGATCGAGGCGATCGGCCGCGGCGAGACGTACACCGAACTCGGCTGGGCCTGA
- a CDS encoding pyridoxal phosphate-dependent aminotransferase, whose product MQVNQSSKLAGVCYDIRGPVLEEATRLENEGHRILKLHTGNPAAFGFEAPTEILREITGNLASAHGYGDAKGLPSARRAITDYYLQRGVTGLTAEDIYLGNGASELIQMSMQALLDNGDEVLIPAPDYPLWTASVSLAGGTAVHYRCDEQAGWFPDLADIEAKITPRTRALVLINPNNPTGAVYSTALLHGLMEIARRHQLIVCSDEIYDKILYDGLAHTCTASLAPDLLCLTFNGLSKAYRVAGYRSGWMAVSGPKAHATSYIEGLNILANMRLCASMPAQYAINAALGGPQSINDLLLPDGRLTQQRDTAWKLLNDIPGVSCVKPQGALYAFPRLDRTVHKINDDARLVLDLLRAQHLLIVQGTGFNWPEPDHFRLVTLPRAEELTDAVTRIATFLDGYSQH is encoded by the coding sequence ATGCAGGTAAACCAGTCCAGCAAGCTCGCAGGAGTCTGCTACGACATCCGCGGACCGGTACTCGAGGAGGCGACGCGCCTGGAAAACGAGGGCCACCGCATTCTGAAGCTCCACACCGGCAACCCCGCCGCATTCGGCTTCGAAGCGCCCACGGAGATCCTCCGGGAAATCACCGGCAACCTGGCCAGCGCACACGGCTACGGCGACGCCAAAGGACTGCCCTCAGCCCGCCGGGCCATCACCGACTACTACCTGCAGCGCGGCGTGACCGGCCTGACAGCCGAAGACATCTACCTGGGCAACGGAGCCTCCGAGCTGATCCAGATGTCCATGCAGGCCCTGCTCGACAACGGCGACGAAGTACTGATCCCCGCACCCGACTACCCCCTCTGGACCGCATCGGTCTCGCTGGCCGGCGGCACAGCCGTGCACTACCGCTGCGACGAACAGGCCGGCTGGTTCCCCGACCTCGCCGACATCGAAGCCAAGATCACTCCTCGCACCCGGGCCCTGGTCCTGATCAATCCGAACAACCCCACCGGCGCCGTCTACTCCACTGCCCTGTTGCACGGCCTCATGGAGATCGCCCGCCGCCACCAGCTGATCGTCTGCTCGGACGAGATCTACGACAAAATCCTGTACGACGGCCTGGCCCACACCTGCACCGCCTCCCTCGCCCCCGACCTGCTGTGCCTGACGTTCAACGGCTTGTCCAAGGCCTACCGGGTAGCTGGATACCGCTCCGGCTGGATGGCCGTCTCCGGCCCGAAAGCCCACGCCACCAGCTACATCGAGGGCCTCAACATCCTCGCCAACATGCGCCTGTGCGCCAGCATGCCCGCCCAGTACGCCATCAACGCCGCACTCGGCGGCCCGCAGTCCATCAACGACCTGCTCCTGCCCGATGGACGGCTGACCCAGCAGCGCGACACTGCCTGGAAGCTGCTCAACGACATCCCCGGCGTCTCGTGCGTCAAGCCCCAAGGCGCGCTGTACGCCTTCCCCCGCCTCGACCGCACGGTCCACAAGATCAACGATGACGCGCGGTTGGTACTCGACCTCCTCAGAGCCCAGCACCTCCTCATCGTCCAAGGCACCGGCTTCAACTGGCCCGAACCCGACCACTTCCGCCTCGTCACCCTGCCCCGCGCCGAGGAGCTCACCGACGCGGTCACCCGTATCGCAACCTTCCTCGACGGATACAGCCAGCACTGA
- a CDS encoding pyridoxamine 5'-phosphate oxidase family protein, protein MPRPIALGPDEGLPLLDILTAGRLIHDEPGLPAVRVLRHCRDFGYLVVRVQLTGPPAVFRCPGRLTYQTEWVDPQDHTGWTVTVSGPAQRITNGYQQARYRLMLHAGPQTSHEHLLRIRPDNVTGYRLTRAPA, encoded by the coding sequence TTGCCCCGTCCCATCGCACTCGGACCCGACGAGGGGCTGCCCCTGCTCGACATCCTGACCGCGGGGCGCTTGATCCACGACGAGCCGGGACTGCCCGCGGTACGTGTCCTGCGCCACTGCCGCGACTTCGGGTATCTCGTCGTACGCGTCCAGCTCACTGGCCCGCCCGCGGTGTTCCGGTGTCCCGGCCGCCTCACCTACCAGACCGAATGGGTCGACCCGCAGGACCACACCGGCTGGACCGTGACGGTCAGCGGCCCCGCGCAGCGCATCACCAACGGCTACCAGCAGGCCCGCTATCGCCTGATGCTGCACGCCGGACCGCAGACCTCCCATGAGCACCTCCTGCGGATCCGCCCGGACAACGTCACCGGATACCGCCTCACCCGCGCCCCGGCCTGA
- a CDS encoding ArsR/SmtB family transcription factor, with translation MSTPLYQLKADLFKTLGHPVRIRVLELLSQREHAVAELLPEVGIEAAHLSQQLAILRRANLVATRKEGSAVFYRLTTPQVADLLAAARSILSGLLAGQAGLLEDLRAAAPSVSAPAPARPA, from the coding sequence ATGAGCACACCTCTGTACCAGCTCAAGGCCGACCTCTTCAAAACCCTGGGCCACCCGGTGCGCATCCGCGTACTCGAACTGCTCAGTCAGCGCGAACACGCCGTCGCCGAACTGCTCCCCGAAGTGGGCATCGAAGCCGCCCACCTCTCCCAGCAGCTGGCCATCCTGCGCCGCGCGAACCTGGTCGCCACCCGCAAGGAAGGCTCGGCGGTCTTCTACCGCCTCACCACACCCCAGGTCGCCGACCTCCTGGCCGCAGCCCGCAGCATCCTCAGCGGTCTCCTGGCCGGCCAGGCCGGACTCCTCGAAGACCTCCGGGCCGCAGCGCCCTCCGTCAGCGCACCCGCCCCTGCACGCCCGGCCTGA
- a CDS encoding CBS domain-containing protein produces MPHPLEPTITPPTSPTAADAMIPPDLQISDHTSIDRALDVLRGSHSQYVLIRDDTGRCAGIVTRDQLTALGAKPWYAENTRVRDIAHDHSPFARPGMPASEAAAAMRERSLTVLPVVDEEGFAVGILTTERLQTLLGTASQDTQEQP; encoded by the coding sequence GTGCCCCACCCCCTGGAGCCGACGATCACTCCTCCAACGAGCCCCACCGCCGCCGACGCCATGATCCCGCCGGACCTGCAGATCAGTGACCACACCAGCATCGACAGGGCGCTCGACGTTCTGCGCGGATCCCACAGCCAATACGTACTCATCCGTGACGACACCGGCCGGTGCGCCGGCATCGTCACCCGCGACCAGCTCACCGCCCTCGGGGCAAAACCCTGGTACGCCGAGAACACCCGCGTCCGTGACATCGCGCACGACCACAGCCCGTTCGCCCGCCCCGGCATGCCCGCCTCGGAGGCCGCCGCCGCCATGCGCGAACGGTCTCTGACGGTCCTGCCCGTCGTCGATGAGGAGGGCTTCGCCGTAGGCATCCTCACCACCGAACGGCTGCAGACACTCCTCGGCACAGCATCACAGGACACGCAAGAGCAACCCTGA
- a CDS encoding DinB family protein, with protein sequence MIDDFAKDNLHKRLRRDREALLWKLDGLSEYDARRPLTATGTNLLGLVKHVATVEARYFGEVFGRPSPEPLCRWQDSDGSDQWAAENETRGQIVGFYRRTWEHSDATIDELALDAPGHVPWWPEPYTNTNLFAIMVHVLGETIRHAGHADILREGVDGRTGMRAEHEQPIDKEARAAYFAKIEQAARMATPTTA encoded by the coding sequence ATGATCGATGATTTCGCGAAAGACAACCTGCACAAGAGACTGCGGCGGGACCGTGAGGCGTTGCTCTGGAAGCTCGACGGCTTGTCCGAATACGACGCGCGCCGGCCTCTGACGGCGACCGGGACCAACCTCCTCGGCCTGGTCAAACACGTGGCCACGGTCGAGGCCAGGTACTTCGGTGAGGTCTTCGGCCGCCCTTCTCCGGAGCCGCTTTGCCGGTGGCAGGACTCCGACGGCAGCGATCAATGGGCGGCCGAGAACGAGACGCGTGGTCAGATCGTCGGGTTCTACCGGCGCACGTGGGAACACTCGGATGCGACGATCGACGAGCTTGCCCTCGATGCCCCCGGCCACGTGCCCTGGTGGCCGGAGCCTTATACGAACACGAACCTGTTCGCCATCATGGTCCATGTCCTCGGCGAGACCATCCGGCATGCCGGGCACGCCGACATCCTGCGCGAGGGCGTAGACGGCCGGACCGGGATGCGCGCCGAACACGAGCAGCCGATAGACAAGGAAGCCCGCGCAGCCTACTTCGCGAAGATCGAGCAAGCCGCCAGGATGGCCACACCAACCACCGCGTAG
- a CDS encoding ArsR/SmtB family transcription factor, whose protein sequence is MSGRASKANEDETPEVSTPLYQLKAEFFKTLGHPVRIRVLELLSQREHAVSELLTEVGVESASLSQQLAVLRRANLVHTRREGVSVHYRLASDEVAELLRVARSILTGVLQGQASLLADLTAHPHR, encoded by the coding sequence GTGTCAGGACGCGCCAGCAAAGCGAACGAGGACGAGACCCCAGAGGTCAGCACTCCCCTCTACCAGTTGAAGGCAGAGTTCTTCAAAACCCTCGGCCACCCGGTACGCATCCGCGTCCTGGAACTCCTGAGCCAACGCGAACACGCAGTCTCCGAACTCCTCACCGAGGTAGGCGTGGAATCCGCGTCCCTGTCCCAGCAACTCGCCGTACTCCGCAGAGCCAACCTCGTCCACACCCGACGAGAGGGCGTCAGCGTCCACTACCGCCTCGCCAGCGACGAAGTCGCCGAGCTCCTGCGCGTGGCCCGCAGCATCCTCACCGGCGTCCTACAGGGCCAGGCCAGCCTGCTGGCCGACCTCACCGCCCACCCCCACCGATAA
- a CDS encoding carbonic anhydrase: MCVSAQGEGGGKVLGRRGLARFALTGAVALGAGLVSGSSAVSTRSDGGVRRRPVTPEGAWAELAAGNGRWRTLRERHPDESGGLRRELVGGQHPFAVVLGCVDSRVPPELVFDQGLGDLLTVRSAGEVLDEAVVGSVAYGVLELGIPLVVVLGHQACGAVAAAVHAETGQGELPGPLRYLAGQIRPSIDRTLTGDACVDAAVTANVRRVASRLAAQSEMAGRIAAGKLAVVGARYELAGQWAHRVG, translated from the coding sequence ATGTGCGTGAGTGCCCAGGGTGAAGGCGGCGGGAAGGTGCTGGGGAGGCGCGGGCTCGCTCGCTTCGCCCTCACGGGTGCGGTCGCCTTGGGGGCGGGGCTCGTATCCGGTTCCAGCGCCGTCTCCACGCGTTCCGATGGCGGGGTGCGCAGGCGTCCCGTGACGCCGGAAGGCGCGTGGGCGGAGCTGGCCGCGGGCAACGGCCGCTGGCGGACACTGCGTGAGCGGCATCCGGACGAGTCGGGTGGGTTGCGCAGGGAGCTGGTGGGCGGCCAGCATCCGTTCGCCGTGGTGCTGGGCTGCGTGGATTCCCGCGTTCCGCCGGAGCTGGTCTTCGATCAGGGGCTCGGTGACCTGCTGACGGTCCGCTCGGCCGGTGAAGTCCTGGACGAGGCGGTGGTGGGGAGCGTCGCGTACGGGGTGCTGGAGCTGGGGATTCCGCTGGTGGTGGTCCTGGGGCACCAGGCGTGCGGGGCCGTCGCCGCCGCCGTCCACGCCGAGACGGGGCAGGGTGAGCTGCCAGGTCCTCTGCGGTATCTGGCCGGGCAGATCCGTCCGTCGATCGATCGCACGCTGACGGGGGACGCGTGCGTGGACGCGGCGGTCACCGCGAACGTGCGCCGGGTGGCCTCGCGGCTGGCCGCCCAGTCCGAGATGGCGGGGCGTATCGCGGCGGGGAAGCTGGCGGTGGTCGGGGCCCGCTACGAACTGGCCGGCCAGTGGGCGCACCGGGTCGGCTGA
- a CDS encoding ATP-binding protein → MGRDPSGRQLVRERRHAWTVPLAPGSVRAARERTERSLVLFGVGGASSLGGAVLLVVSELVANAARHATASPEAEITLTMTDHLLVVAVGDLDPLPVTLADRSAGQGLRTVADLARAHGGDVGVEPSPDGRGKTVLVRFILPSGTP, encoded by the coding sequence ATGGGCCGCGATCCGAGCGGGCGGCAGTTGGTCCGGGAGCGTCGCCATGCCTGGACGGTGCCGCTGGCGCCGGGTTCGGTGAGGGCCGCGCGCGAGCGCACCGAACGGTCCCTGGTGCTGTTCGGTGTAGGAGGAGCATCCTCGCTCGGCGGTGCGGTGCTTTTGGTGGTCAGCGAGCTGGTGGCCAACGCCGCCCGCCACGCCACGGCATCCCCCGAGGCCGAGATCACCCTGACCATGACCGATCACCTGCTCGTCGTCGCCGTCGGGGACCTCGACCCGCTCCCGGTCACGCTCGCCGACCGGTCCGCGGGACAGGGGCTGCGCACGGTGGCGGACCTGGCGCGGGCCCACGGCGGCGACGTCGGCGTCGAACCCTCGCCCGACGGGCGCGGGAAGACGGTGCTGGTCCGCTTCATCCTGCCGTCCGGAACACCGTGA
- a CDS encoding DUF6126 family protein, producing the protein MSDDKRAETARADAEKWKEKGVALRAFFYIFGTHVFAGFIWLLFYLGQHAQK; encoded by the coding sequence ATGAGCGACGACAAACGCGCCGAGACGGCGAGAGCGGATGCGGAGAAGTGGAAGGAGAAAGGGGTCGCGCTGCGCGCGTTCTTCTACATCTTCGGCACGCACGTGTTCGCCGGATTCATCTGGCTGCTGTTCTATCTGGGCCAGCACGCCCAGAAGTAA
- a CDS encoding ArsR/SmtB family transcription factor, translating to MVTPLYQLKAEFFKTLGHPARIRVLELLAEREQAVGELLAEVGIEAASLSQQLAVLRKANLVATRREGSNVYYRLTSPDVAELLRVARGILSGLLQGQADLLADLRATSRK from the coding sequence ATGGTCACGCCGCTGTACCAGCTGAAGGCCGAGTTCTTCAAAACGCTCGGCCATCCGGCCCGGATCCGGGTGCTGGAGCTGTTGGCCGAGCGTGAGCAGGCGGTCGGCGAGTTGCTGGCCGAGGTCGGCATCGAAGCCGCTTCCCTGTCCCAGCAGCTCGCGGTGCTGCGCAAAGCCAACCTCGTGGCCACCCGCCGTGAGGGCTCCAACGTGTACTACCGGCTCACCAGCCCCGACGTCGCCGAACTCCTGCGCGTCGCCCGCGGCATCCTGTCCGGTCTCCTGCAGGGCCAGGCCGATCTCCTGGCCGACCTGCGCGCCACCAGCCGGAAATAG
- a CDS encoding alkylphosphonate utilization protein, translated as MSDITFKDSNGTVLEEGDSVTLTKDLKVKGTSETLKRGTLVKNIRLTSRPGEIECNTKKVKGLVLKSEFVKKA; from the coding sequence ATGAGCGACATCACCTTCAAGGACTCCAACGGCACCGTGCTCGAGGAGGGAGACTCCGTCACGCTGACCAAGGACCTCAAGGTCAAGGGCACCTCCGAGACCCTCAAGCGCGGCACCCTCGTCAAGAACATCCGCCTCACCTCCCGGCCCGGCGAGATCGAGTGCAACACCAAAAAGGTCAAGGGCCTGGTCCTGAAGAGCGAATTCGTCAAGAAGGCCTGA
- a CDS encoding STAS domain-containing protein — MTIEWNYAAHEDLAVLSLAGYLGAEATGRFTGAVGWALARGTGPVILDLTALHGWSAGGQLAVAQAARLLAEHGRRLELAAIPADGSLVPEATGPSIPVHPDLPAALAAHRQIRQPDRQWSTGNWPARPVVTASTI; from the coding sequence ATGACGATCGAGTGGAACTACGCCGCGCACGAGGACCTGGCTGTCCTCTCCCTGGCCGGATACCTCGGCGCGGAGGCGACCGGCCGCTTCACCGGCGCGGTGGGCTGGGCCCTGGCCCGGGGCACCGGGCCCGTGATCCTGGACCTGACCGCCCTGCACGGCTGGTCGGCCGGCGGGCAGCTGGCCGTGGCCCAGGCCGCCCGCCTTCTGGCCGAACACGGGCGTCGCCTCGAACTCGCCGCGATCCCCGCCGACGGCTCCCTCGTCCCCGAGGCCACCGGACCCTCCATACCCGTCCACCCCGACCTGCCCGCAGCCCTGGCCGCACACCGCCAGATTCGCCAGCCCGACAGGCAGTGGAGCACCGGCAACTGGCCCGCCCGCCCCGTGGTCACGGCCAGCACTATCTGA
- a CDS encoding ATP-binding protein, producing MGAAVRTARETTELVLLECGVGLRHPSVGPALLILAELVTNAVRHAAALSPTLTVTYAHGPGVFAFAVHDRHPYLPALYGALAIKPGSGLATVVEMTMELGGTAVVRPDADGRGKSVWITLPL from the coding sequence ATGGGCGCCGCCGTACGCACCGCGAGGGAGACGACCGAGCTCGTGCTGCTGGAGTGCGGTGTGGGTCTTCGCCATCCGAGTGTCGGACCGGCGCTGCTGATCCTGGCGGAGCTGGTCACCAACGCTGTCCGCCACGCCGCCGCGCTCTCCCCTACGCTCACCGTCACCTACGCCCACGGCCCGGGCGTGTTCGCGTTCGCTGTCCACGACCGCCACCCCTACCTGCCCGCCCTCTACGGGGCACTGGCCATCAAGCCGGGCAGCGGGCTGGCCACCGTGGTGGAGATGACTATGGAACTGGGCGGCACCGCCGTCGTGCGCCCGGACGCGGACGGTCGCGGCAAGAGCGTCTGGATCACCCTGCCCCTGTGA
- a CDS encoding pyridoxamine 5'-phosphate oxidase family protein — translation MTVPADLNLTDMSGAEVLWLLEGASHGRPLYRGRLVYVRREQAVIRPATHVMACGRLVVRAPVQTSAVAGRTVLTYQVDQIHPRTGTGWTLTVHGPAEVITDPDETAHYRRILPGMAYGPHDTLLWLHPQALTGHRLAPVEER, via the coding sequence ATGACCGTCCCCGCCGACCTGAACCTGACCGACATGTCCGGGGCAGAAGTGCTCTGGCTCCTCGAAGGAGCAAGCCACGGCCGTCCGCTCTACCGGGGCCGCCTGGTGTATGTGCGGCGGGAGCAGGCTGTCATCCGGCCCGCCACGCACGTGATGGCGTGCGGGCGGCTGGTCGTGCGCGCGCCGGTGCAGACATCGGCCGTCGCCGGCCGGACGGTGCTGACCTACCAGGTCGACCAGATCCACCCGCGGACCGGCACCGGGTGGACGCTCACCGTCCACGGCCCGGCCGAGGTGATCACCGACCCCGATGAGACGGCCCACTACCGGCGGATCCTGCCCGGGATGGCGTACGGGCCCCATGACACGCTGCTGTGGCTGCACCCGCAGGCCCTCACCGGACACCGCCTGGCGCCCGTGGAGGAGCGGTGA
- a CDS encoding SulP family inorganic anion transporter — protein sequence MTRDPRRNLLAGLTVAIVALPLALGFGVSSGLGAEAGLATAVVAGALAAIFGGSNLQVSGPTGAMTVVLVPIVAQYGPGGVLTVGLMAGVMLIGLALLRAGRYMQYVPAPVVEGFTLGIACVIGLQQIPNALGVAKPEGEKVLLVAWRAVVEFVAFPNWTAIGLSLGVAVVMLAGARWRPAIPFSIVAVIAATALVQVFGLRGAAPIGDLPSGLPAPSLSFLDVSALGSLLAPAVAVAALAALESLLSATVADGMTVGQKHDPDRELFGQGLANLAAPLFGGVPATAAIARTAVNVRSGASSRLASLSHAAVLAVIVFAAAPLVSKIPLAALAGVLLATAIRMIEVGALRAMVRATRSDAVVLVLTAVATLVLDLVYAVIIGLVVAGALALRAVAGQARMDQVDFRPDMPGEHSAEEHALLAEHIVAYRIDGPLFFAGAHRFLLELSEVADVRVVILRMSRVTTLDATGALVLKDAVEKLNRRGIAVMTSGIRPGQRQALESVGALALLQQEDREYATTPEAIAGARKHLEQAGLVPARHRPHLPESHRIRKGPR from the coding sequence ATGACCCGCGACCCCCGGCGGAATCTGCTGGCGGGGCTGACGGTGGCGATCGTGGCCCTGCCTCTGGCCCTGGGCTTCGGCGTTTCCTCGGGTCTGGGCGCGGAGGCGGGACTTGCCACCGCAGTGGTCGCGGGCGCTTTGGCGGCGATATTCGGCGGCTCCAACCTGCAGGTGTCCGGACCGACCGGGGCGATGACCGTCGTGCTGGTGCCGATCGTGGCACAGTACGGGCCCGGCGGTGTGCTGACGGTCGGGCTGATGGCCGGTGTCATGCTGATCGGTCTGGCGCTGCTGCGGGCCGGCAGGTATATGCAGTACGTGCCGGCGCCGGTGGTGGAGGGTTTCACCCTCGGTATCGCGTGCGTGATCGGTCTCCAGCAGATCCCCAACGCGCTCGGGGTGGCCAAGCCCGAGGGCGAGAAGGTCCTGCTGGTGGCCTGGCGGGCCGTGGTCGAGTTCGTGGCGTTTCCGAACTGGACGGCGATCGGGCTCTCGCTGGGTGTGGCCGTGGTGATGCTGGCCGGGGCGCGGTGGCGTCCGGCGATCCCTTTCTCGATCGTCGCGGTCATCGCCGCCACCGCCTTGGTTCAGGTGTTCGGGCTGCGGGGTGCGGCGCCGATCGGTGATCTGCCGTCCGGACTTCCCGCTCCGTCGCTGTCCTTCCTCGACGTCTCCGCGCTCGGCTCGCTGCTCGCGCCTGCGGTGGCGGTGGCCGCGCTGGCGGCGCTGGAGTCGCTGCTGTCGGCCACGGTGGCTGACGGGATGACGGTGGGGCAGAAGCACGACCCGGACAGGGAATTGTTCGGGCAGGGGCTTGCGAATCTGGCGGCCCCGCTGTTCGGCGGTGTGCCCGCGACTGCGGCGATAGCCCGGACGGCGGTCAACGTGCGCAGCGGAGCCTCCTCGCGGCTGGCGTCCTTGTCGCATGCGGCGGTGCTGGCGGTGATCGTGTTCGCCGCGGCTCCGCTGGTGTCGAAGATTCCGCTTGCGGCGCTGGCGGGTGTGTTGCTGGCTACCGCGATCCGCATGATCGAGGTCGGCGCTCTGAGGGCGATGGTGAGGGCCACGCGCTCGGATGCGGTGGTCCTGGTCTTGACCGCGGTGGCCACGCTCGTCCTCGACCTCGTCTACGCGGTGATCATCGGTCTCGTCGTCGCCGGGGCCCTGGCCCTTCGGGCTGTGGCGGGCCAGGCGCGGATGGACCAGGTCGATTTCCGCCCTGACATGCCCGGTGAGCACAGCGCCGAGGAGCACGCTCTCCTGGCCGAGCACATCGTGGCCTACCGCATCGACGGGCCTCTGTTCTTCGCCGGCGCGCACCGCTTCCTCCTGGAGCTGTCCGAGGTCGCTGACGTGAGGGTGGTGATCCTGCGCATGTCCCGCGTCACGACCCTGGACGCCACTGGCGCGCTGGTGTTGAAGGACGCGGTGGAGAAGCTGAACCGGCGGGGGATCGCCGTGATGACCTCCGGCATCCGCCCCGGTCAGCGCCAGGCCCTGGAATCGGTGGGCGCCCTGGCCTTGCTCCAGCAGGAAGACCGCGAGTACGCCACTACCCCCGAGGCCATCGCCGGCGCCCGCAAGCACCTGGAGCAGGCCGGGCTTGTGCCGGCGCGCCACCGACCGCACCTGCCTGAGTCGCACCGCATCCGGAAGGGCCCGCGATGA
- a CDS encoding ArsR/SmtB family transcription factor — MPVPLYQAKAEFFRMLGHPVRIRVLELLQDGPLPVRELLASIEVEPSALSQQLAVLRRSGIVTSSRNGSTVVYAVAGGDVAQLMLAARRILTEVLTGQTQLLAELRETGGRAS, encoded by the coding sequence GTGCCGGTTCCGCTGTATCAGGCGAAGGCCGAGTTCTTCCGCATGCTCGGGCACCCCGTGCGCATACGCGTACTCGAGTTGCTGCAGGACGGGCCATTGCCGGTGCGCGAGCTGCTGGCGTCGATCGAGGTGGAGCCCTCTGCCTTGTCGCAGCAGCTGGCGGTCCTGCGCCGGTCCGGGATTGTCACCTCTTCCCGCAACGGCTCCACGGTCGTCTACGCGGTAGCCGGCGGCGACGTGGCCCAGCTGATGCTGGCGGCACGCCGGATCCTGACCGAGGTCCTCACCGGGCAGACGCAGCTCCTGGCGGAGCTGCGCGAGACGGGAGGCCGTGCGTCGTGA